In a single window of the Theropithecus gelada isolate Dixy unplaced genomic scaffold, Tgel_1.0 HiC_scaffold_16176, whole genome shotgun sequence genome:
- the LOC112617406 gene encoding homeobox protein NANOG-like, with amino-acid sequence VSPLPSSTDLLIQDSPDSSTSPEGKQSASAENSATKKEDKVLVKKQTRTLFSSAQLCVLNDRFQRLKYLSLQQMQELSNILNLSYKQVKTWFQNQRMKSKRWQKNNWPKNSNGVTQKASAPTYPSLYSSCHQGCLVNPTGNLPTWSNQTWNNQAWNSPFSNCGEESLQSCLQFQPNSPASDLEAALEAAGEGLNVIQQTTRYLSTPQTMDLFLNYSINMQPEVV; translated from the exons cagtctctcctcttccttcctccacgGATCTGCTTATTCAGGACAGCCCCGATTCTTCCACCAGTCCCGAAGGCAAACAATCCGCTTCTGCAGAGAATAGTGCcacaaaaaaggaagacaaggtCCTGGTCAAGAAACAGACCAGAACTTTGTTCTCTTCCGCCCAGCTGTGTGTACTCAATGATAGATTTCAGAGACTGAAatacctcagcctccagcagaTGCAAGAACTTTCCAACATCCTGAACCTCAGCTACAAACAG GTGAAGACCTGGTTCCAGAACCAGAGAATGAAATCTAAGCGGTGGCAGAAAAACAACTGGCCAAAGAATAGCAATGGTGTGACTCAG aAGGCCTCAGCACCTACCTACCCCAGCCTCTACTCTTCCTGCCACCAGGGATGCCTGGTGAACCCGACTGGGAACCTTCCGACGTGGAGCAACCAGACCTGGAACAATCAGGCCTGGAACAGTCCCTTCTCTAACTGTGGAGAGGAATCTCTGCAGTCCTGCTTGCAGTTCCAGCCAAATTCTCCTGCCAGTGACTTGGAGGCTGCCTTGGAAGCTGCTGGGGAAGGCCTTAATGTAATACAGCAGACGACTAGGTATTTGAGTACTCCACAAACCATGGATTTATTCCTAAACTACTCCATAAACATGCAACCTGAAGTTGTGTGA